The Anas acuta chromosome 12, bAnaAcu1.1, whole genome shotgun sequence sequence AGGGATGCCCGCAGAGCCAACTGCCCTCTCCTCGCACACAAACCTCTCCGCATCCCCAGCACattccccagcagcccctcacCCTTTCTGAAATTAACTTCCCCTCCCCACACTACCAACCTGGCCCAGCTCAGAAATCAATTCCGAAACCCAAAAGGcttgcgttgcgagcccataACCCGCAGGATATTTTTACAAACAGGTGGCACTCGCCTTAGAAACCCTTCCACAGCTGCACAGCCGCCGCCAGAACTTCATCCTCGTGCCGATGGGTTCAgcaccacctccctgctgctccacaCAGGGCGTTGGGTGTGCAAGGCGAGACGAAGGTGCACGGGTGGCAAAATTTGGGCAAGCTCCTGCAGACCCCAAAACGCACCACGGGGCCAAGGACCCAACCCGAGCCACCCGCTGCACCGGAGGGAGCTCCGCATGCGGGAACGTCTCCGCAGCCTGGGTCTAAAGGGCTTTCTCCACGCACCATCTTGCCCCAGAGGGTGTTTGCTGAGTCCTGATGCTCCAGATGAGTTCAGCTGCAGGCCGGTGAGGTCTCTGTGCTGCCCCACCTCCGGGCACTGCTCCTCATTGCCCTCCTGCCCCGCAGGAACCAACGTCTCCATGCCAGGAGCTGCCACCGGAGCCACCGCTGTGGCAAGCCCCAAGGTAATAAATCCAACAAGGACCCTCCTGTAGATCTGCAGGCTCTGGAGGACTCATCACCAGCCCAGACGGTTTGAGGACACTTGCTGCACACCTTTGTCTCTGAAAGGGGTGAGTGCTGCAAGCTGGGGGTGCCATCCCTGAGGACTTCCCCACCTTCCCTGGGGGCTCGCTCGGCGATTCGGGGCTGCCTTTGATGtcggggccaggcagggctggaggcttCGCTCCCACAGCGAGGTTTGGTGGTGTGAAGTCctcgggaagggaagggaaaggaaaggaagggaaaagggatgCTGTGCGGCTGCGCTCTCTGATCCGTGTTCCAGCATCCATGCAGCCCACGGGCCGTGGGGGAAAACCTTCACGCAGCGCGCAGAATTCCTCTCTTGAAGCCCATTGGAAAATAGATGCACTTTATTTCCCGTTGGCAAACTTAAAACTATGGagggaaaaatgtttaatataaaaacatCTGACAAAGCACCTCCAGGATGTATTTTTTTGCATCAAAGAAGTAGCTCTTGGCAAGGCGCGCGCTCCTCCGACGAGAAAACCTTTTAGCCAAACCCTGATTGTTATGGACTGCTCCGAGTCAGACACGCCAGCGAGCTTTAAgttaaatatgaaagaaaaaggaaaccaaaaccATTACTGGCCCAAATAAACATCTGTCTGTGATTAAGCTGGATGCACAGATACGCTCCGCTCGTTTTTTAGGGGGGACGTCTGTTTGCTGGAGCAGGACGGGGGCAGACAGGAGGAGTAGGGTCAGCGATGCTGCCCGCTCCCaacctcagcccccagccccaaaatgcTCCCAAACCTGCTGCAAACCCCCCTGCCTCATCACCTCCAGCAGAAACTGCCTGCCTAACGAGAAAAATAGCAGGTTTTCTACTAGCAGGTAATTTCCCAGTCTCTCCCCCCGCCTGGAAAGGGCAGTGTTTGCCCAGTTTCCACACACATCCGCCTTACATAtttataggctttttttttttttttcctatccctAACACAGAGGATCTTCATAAATTTCCTTGTTAGCATAAATCCTCGTGGTCTGTTAtttctgggggggggagaggaagggagacGCTCACTTTCTCCATGCGGTGCATTTGGAAATCTGCTTCCTGAAGCCTCCCAAGGCTGCCGCGAGCAGAGAAAAtccccctgcagctctccctttGTACCCGGGACATCGCTGCAACGGGGCTGAGCCACCCCAAGGCATACAGGGAAGCTATCCCTGCATCCCACCACCATAAGCAGATCCTTCGGCTTTCCAAGACCTGACAGAAGTGATCTAAATGAGCTCTGGCCCATCCAGTCTCGGTTTCTCCACTCTGTTAATCCACGATTGTCCTCTGCCAACACCAGAGTAATGCAGAGCGCATCCtttggcagagcccagccctgcacacaAGCCTCTCCTTCTCCAGGTTTCAGATCCATCCATGTGTTTTCACACCGGCTCCATCCTTTCAGGCGAGACTCCCAAATGCCCCAAATTCATCCCAGATCTTTACCAGGGTTTCAGCCGCACCTTTCGGATGCTACGAGCGTGCCCACCAGGGCTGAAACTCTCAAAGAGCCCGAGCACAGGGGAATTGAATTCATCTCTGGACCAAAGAGCACGCCAGTTTTGGAACACCTAAGGCAGCATCCTCCCCGGCACCTCCTGCAAAGCCCCTGGCTGCGGGTACAAGCCCTCGCCAGGACTTGTAGCCAAGGGACCGTGCAGGAGGGAGGCATGGTGAGGAGCAAAGCCCTGCCACACACGAGGCTGGAGCCCCGCAGGCAGCCCGATTCCCAAAGGCCTTTCCCTCCGAACAATGAAACTTTCAATGCAAGGGAGCAGGCGTGCGGCGGCACACGAGGCGAGGCGGCGCGACGAGCGGCGCGTTTCGGGGCAGAGCAGCGAGCACAAAGGCTTGGCACCGGCTGCCgcgggagctgctgcctgctcctacGGCTCAGACCTCCCCGTCCTGAGAGCTGCTCAAGGAAAAGAGGTGCCCCAACATGATCCCATGGACCCCAAAAGACAGATAAACCGCTCCCGACAAGCGGCAccgctgcccctgctccagcacagcccttgGAGAGCTCAGCGCCACCATGAACAAGACCACAGCACCTCGGGATCGCTGCTCGTGCAAATTTATGGGGTTTTGTCCACCGGGAAGGCAAGGAACGGGGTCTTTTGGGGTGAGGAAGAgccctgggggaggcagggaacGGTGaagcccccggggccgggctgctTGCTGCACCCCGAACCAGTTTGCAGAGCCGCGCAGCCCTCTGCAAGCCTGGCGAGTCGAACGGGTACAGCAGCTTCTTGGCACTGCTGGAGGAGCCAAGTCtgaggggaagagggaaaaaaaaaaaaaaaaaaaagagagaaattactACAAATGTTCCACCAGTTATGAGTCACGGGGCTGAGCTTTGTTTCTGCCTCGCTGGATTTTGCCCTTTCCCTGGTATttccccagccccgtcccggcgagctgggctggggacgTCCCCTCCTGGGTGACCGCGGCACGGAGCCACCATCGgcagccccaggctggggcAGTGACCTGGGTGTCCCCACGTGGCTGCTCAGCCCTGTGAGCCTGCCCACAGAAACCTGCCCGGGCTCCACAGGACCACGAAACCCCAGGTTTTCCTTTTCGGATCCCCCAGGAACCAGCCCCGATGGATCCCCAGGATCCGGCTGCACCAGTAAATCTCAGGCACACCAGCGGCCACCCCACAAATTCCTGTGTGCCTAAAAGTGATTCTGCTTCCAACTCCACGGCTGGAAACATCGGATCAAAGACCTCCAAGTGCCTCCCACAccaccccagccccttcctgacCATTGCACTTTTCAGAGGAACAAGAAGCGCTCCCAACCTGCTCCCAAAACCCGCTCTCCACGGGGTTACCCATGGGCAGACAACTGCATGTCATGGCCCAAACCTCAGGCTTCAGCCTTTCAGATGGTAAAGATCATCGTTGTAACCATGAAAAGGCCCAACttcaaacagcattttcagtttttgtacTTTTAGAGATGATCTTCCCACTTCATGCTAAAGCTTCCCGTTTAGAAGCCCGTCAAGCAAACGAGCGACAGCGCAAGAATGGCTCTCTTTGTTACCCCAAACTGAATTCTGTGGTTTTCGGAGGAAAAGCCTTTTTGATGATCAAAGCCGGAGCAATAAATAGTAGCGGCTTGATGCTGGATCCAAAACGTCCTTATTTCTGGAAGGGGAGCTAAACGCACAGTTCCTTCCTTCAGTACACACAGCGCGGGCAGGGCAGGCCGCGTGCCTCCTGTGCCGTTTGCACAGACCCACAAAATAAGTCGGGATGGAGAATAAACAAACCCAAACGTGGCAGAGAGACCACGGcctaagtgctttttttttctccttttactcTGCAGCGATGACAAGTATGGGTTAACTTCAGTGAGGCTCTTATCCTCTTTCAGCAATCGGGAGcgctggggaaaaataaatcacgCAGCCCCAGACTCTTATTAAAAGTTACACCATTTGAAACCACGCAGGGGGAGAGCGGGGATCCGATTTCAGCCCGATCCTGGTCACATGTTATCATTATATTGTTCGAGTAAAAGTTAAAATCTCCCTTCCAGCCCAGAAACCCCACCAGATGTCCCATAAAGAACTCAGCTGTGATAGAAGCTAAACCATTACATCCTCAGGAACCCTGCTTTTAAAACTCCGCCGCTGTAATTAATGGCTATTATCAAGTTACAATAAAAGCCACGGGCACGGGGAGCTTTACGGGGACGGATCCAGCCCAGGAGATGTTTTGCTGGGCGCTGGGAGCACACGTTTATCACGGCACCGTGCTCCTATCAATCgttcccctgctgcagccacttgGCACGCACCCGGCGAGCCCCCAGCACGCACACGGCAAGACCTGCGGCCACTGGGGAGCCTCCCAGGGAGACCATCCCCAAAAAATGCCCACGGGGCCACGTGCCATGCGATCACAACACCACCATGCCGTGCTGCTTGAAGGCTTGAGCATCCTCAGGAGTGGGTTTTGCTGAATCGGCCAAGTCACCGCCACCCCGTCTGCTTGCACCGGCCCCAGCGAGCACCAAACCCACCCAGGTGCTCAGCCCCGGATAGCTCAGTGGGTTTGTCCACCCCAAACCTAATTGCCAGGCTCTGCCTCACACCAAGTCCTTCCTGGCATGGAAACAAGCAGGTCCCACGGACAGGtcccttctttcctcctccccgcCGCACAGCGCCCAGCCCCAGCCGGAGAGGTTCACCCACCAAGCACAGCCCTAGCGCCACGCGGATCCAAATCCTGATCCTCTGCTCCAAAACCGCCTCTGGTGGTGCCTGCGCACCACGAAATGCAAGGAAAGGTGCAGGGGTGGGGCAGAGCAAAGCCAGGGCCTTGGAGCCCAGACATCTCGGAGCAGCCACCCTGAGCGGCTGCCCCTCGTGCTCCCCGTTTGTGCCGAGCACAGGGAGGGCGCAGCACAACCCCCCCCCTccattctcctcctcctcctcctccagtcCCCGAGCTCCCCGGGAGCACGACCGCCTGCCAACCTGAGAACTCTCCGGGTGTGACATTGGGCGAGTTTGTAGCCTCTGTTTCAGTGTAAGACAACGTGGAATCCGATAGATCTgcaaagagacaggaaaaaaaaaagcccagttTTTAATCCTCCTGCATTTGCAAGCGCTACGTGCGTGCCCGGGGCCCCTCTGCTTCCCATCCCCTGCCCACAGCTCCCGACAAACTCTCAGCTGGGCCAGAAAGCAGCATTTAGCTTTGTACCTCCACCGTGCAAAGTCTGAATCGCTTCGACCACAGAAATAACTGCAGCAAAGTCGATCAAACAAGTAGGAACTTGGTGCTTACTGGATAAGGTTACATTAAGCCTCTAAACAATTCATAGTTACTATACTTAATTATCGCCATTAAAATTCTTGAAGCTGTTTAttcttgcttccttccttccttcctctttgctgAAGCGAAGGAAACTTTGTTTTAACAAGTTAAGAGTCTTTGTTATTCTCTCTTGCTTACACCCCTCTAATTAAGTGCTCAACTGTTTGCTCACAGATTAACTATTATTTTTCCAATCAAACAAGCCAATGAAGCAGATTTCAGGCCCTGGCTGTTGTTTTAACCAAGTCACGTGTGGCTCCCTAccatccctccctgcagcaccagcacttTCTGAAGGGAATTACCCCGCAGTGGGGAGAACAGGGAGGGACgaggttggtttttttttttttccctctcttttttccccacacctaacaaagaaaaaaaaaaggagaaggaaaacaaaagcaacccACGACCAGCAAATCTCCTTCGCAGGATGCTCCAGACACGAAGGCTAGGGTGggcttttccctttccaaagCTTTTCTGATTCGTTAGGAGCAGCAAAATGCCCTTCCAAAATTACAGAGCAGCGACTTTTGGAGAGGCTGCGTCTCGGGTTAATGAGCACAGGAAGGGCAGGAGCCGGCCGGGGCGCAGCCGGGAGCTCCCACGCCCCCCTCGCTCCGGCACCCGCGCGCAGACAAAACACGGCGCCCGGGAACCCTTCATTACGCCCCCGTGGGCTTCGGCTCAGTTGGGGAAATCTGCATGTGCCTGCACGGCAATTTGGGATGATAAACCGGCGTTCGTTTACTGCTCGAAGCCCGTCAGCTGATGCTTGCTCAGAAGTAATGAGCAGGCAGAAAATCCCCGCCGCTGCCCGCTGCGCCACCGCGAGGTGCCGGTAACCGGCACCGGGGCTGCACCACGAGAGCTGCAGGAGATCAAGAGGTGAAGGCACGTACCCAGTGGCTTTTGCTCATCATTAGGAGACAGCCGAGAGTAAGGAGGTGGTGGAGActctggaaaaaaggaaagtttgCGTTAGTGTTGTGTTCGGTCTATAAATGAAAGCTCTTCTGAGTCAGGAGCGCTTTGAAGGCTGCAAACACAACGGAGGGAAGCCCACTCGCACTGGGAACCCACCAGGAACTCTACACCAAGTCTCGTCCATGTCTTTGCCCAACAGGGGTCAGCCCTGACCCCTCAAGGCAGGCATTACGGCTGGGAACGTGGCCGTCCTGCCTCCCAGCACGGCCACCCCAAGTGTGGCTCCAACCCACGTGCGGGGACCCAGCGAGAGCTCCCCAAACTCCGCATTACAAAGACTAAAAAATGGGCGTTGGGTGATGGCGAGAGGCTCCTTTCTTGGCACGGACAGACCAATGCTGAGGGCTGGCTGGCTTCGGCCAAAAAGCCACCCAAGTCACTTTGGTGTGTCCAGCAGCACCTGGCTGCTCGGGGGCTCGGTCATGGGGGCCTCACTTTGGTCCTCTCCTGGTCCTTCACCCCGTGAAGGTGCCcggtgctcagcagcagcacatccacAGCCACGTGCCCGCAGCAAGTCCCCAGAAGTGCCTGGATGAATCGGGTCAGCGAGCTGGCTCCTGCTGTGCTTGGAAGCGTAAAGACCACTCGACGAGCTGGGGAAGGTCCTCCATCATTTTCTGGGGTAGAGGTGGGGTTTTCTTCTCAATCGTGAGCTCCTTCTAGAATTCGGccttgctgcagctgtgctgatgCTGACGCTGGGGAGGCGCTGCCCTGGAAATTCGGAGGCAGGACGCTGACCCCAGGCCTCTCCAACAAGCGTGCGCTCCTCGGCTCCCACACTGAGCACAAGACCAGTCCCTCAGTGTAATGACCGCAGCTCACTTGGGGTTATTTCATCAAAACCGACGTCAGCATCCCCTCCGTGGTGCTCTGGCGTGGCCTCTGCCCAATTATTGCCCCTCAAAAAGGAAACGTTCCTCATCCTCATCCCGAAACAGGCACCGAAAGGCCCTAACCGAGCATGCTGCCAGCAGCTAGATGCTCTCCTCGAGGGCTCTTAACAgcctccaagaaaaaaaaaaaaaatcacacaaacaGGAAACGGAGCCAACATCCagccctggagcagcagcaggtcccctGCCAGAGCCGGACCCGGTGCCACAGCGCGGTTCTTCGAAGCACGGCTGAGTTCTTGTGCTGCTCCATCCCATCACCCACGGGGGATTTGGGGATGAAGGCGCACCCGTGGCCAGGGCAGGGGCACCATTCGTGGCGGCACCAGGGCCGTGCTGGGCCTCCCGCTGCCTTCCCCCAGtagaggcagagctggagctggggggccCCCGGCCCAGGGACCCCCTTGCAGAGCAGGAACGCGCCAGAAGCGCCCGGGGCTCGCAGCCACAGAGCACTGGGAAAAAGCCATCGCTGCGGGAAGGCGGCTTGGAAACTTTGGCCGCTTCTAAAATAAACGCCCATCCCCTCCAATCGAAGCAAAAAGCTACTTCCAGCCTCTAGCGATCTTCGGGGGGGAAGCAGCGCGCCGGCGCTGCGTGCCGAGCACAGAAGTTTCTTTCAACCAAGTGATGCAAAGCGAGGCAGGATTCCggattgcaaaataaataaaatcaaagcccTTGCCAAGAAGGGGACCGTGAGCAGGATTCCGATATCCTCCGGGGTTTCTCCATCCGcatcgaaaaaaaaaaaaattaaaaaaaaaataaaaaaaggaaaaaataataataataaaaaaaaaataaaacaagaagggGGCAAAGCCAAAAGCCAAGCCCAGGGCTCGGtgggggctgtggctgcccccgctcccccccggtCCCGCAGCCCCGCGCGGGGCCCTGCGGCTGGAGGCGCGGCGGTAATTGCCCGGCTCCGCGGCCGCCCCGAGAAGCGGCGAGCCAGGCTGGCGCCAGCAGGATGCAAACTGCACATTATCGCCCCTTCGGCACCTAAATAGCAGGGGGACCtccgcgggggggggggaggaaaaaaaaaaaatataggggAAAGGGGGTTGCTGCGTGGGTCTCCCAAGCGCCGGTGCCTGTCCCATCCTGGCCGGGCATGGGgtaatttgggggggggatcCCCAAACTTTGGGACTCCCTCTTAAACCTCGGGATCCTCTTTCCTGAACTCCAGGACCCTGTCTCCGAAGCTCGGGATCCCTCTCCAAAGCTCAGTGCGTCCTTTCCAAAACTAAAGGACCCCTCTCCAAAGTTCGGGACCCCCTCTCCAAACCTCAGGACCCCTCTCCAAACCCCAAGGACTGCTCCCCAAAGCTCAGCCCCCCCTCTCCAAACTTCAGGCCCCCgtccccaaaccccagccctccttccccaccacccccttgCCACCTAActccacagccccccccccagctccccgcttCTCACCTGGCCCACAGAGGCGGCTGAAGTGGTAGGGGTTGCAGCAGACGGTGGGGCCGTCGGCGGCTCCGAAGCTCTGGCACTCGCAGAGGGGTTTGAGCTCGGCGGGGTGCTGCAGGTCGGGCCAGCGGAAAAGTTTCCCCAgcaggaggtgggggggagCCGCCTGGCCCCCCAAACGCACCTCGGTGCGGGCCACCAGCACGCAGCCGCTCGGCATCCCCCCGCGGGACTCCACCGCCTCCAGCAGGCTGTCCAACGAGCGCTCCTTCAGCCGCTTCAGCAGCGAGTAGGTGACGGccttcagctcctgctccagcaccagcagccgAGACCGCGCCTCGCGGCCCCTCCGCTCCGGGGAACCGCCGGGGGGGGCCCCGCAGCCGCcagctccggctccggctccgctGCCGTCGGGGCTCGGGGGGGCGACCCGAGGGGCTCCTCCGGGCTGCCTCTCCCCGAACAGGCAGCAGGTCACCGTGCGCCCCCCTCGCTCCCGGCCGCGTCTCGGGTTCGCTCCTTCGGTGGCGTCCCCCCGGCGGTGCCGACCCCCCCGGCGCTCCGCCATCGGGGGGCCCCCGCGGCTTCCCCCGGCCCCTCCGCAGCTCCCTAGGGCCGGGCGGCTCCGCTCCGGGCTTTTTTCGCCGTTTTCACCGCCGGCTCCGGGCTCGCGGTCGCCGCTCGTGGCTCTTCCATCGCCGCCGTCGTTGTCGCCGTCGGGCACGACGCGGCTCCTCCACAGGCGCCGCACCAGCCCCGAGCGTTTGGACCTGAACATACGCCGAGgagcgggcggccgggggccgGCGGCGCCGTTCGCCGCCCCCTGTGGCGCCggggcggaggggaggggaggggaagggaggggaggggagggggggggggggggctggtggCCGGCCGGCCGCCGCCTCTATCTCATCTCAGCCCCCTCccggcggccgggccccgctccCCGGCTCCTCCGTGCGGCGCCCCGCCACAGCCCTGCGCAGCGACTCGCCCCCGGCCCGCGGCGGGGCTGCACCatggggcgggcggcggggcgggggcgccGGGCGGGCATAGACGGCGCCGCGGGGAAGCTCCCGGAGCCGGGCTCAcggccgccccgccgggccctCCGCCAtcggccgccgccgcgccgggGCCGCGAAGGGAGCGGCGAGaagggggcggcggcggcggcggcgaggccCGGGGCAcgggacggggccggggggaggccgAGCATAAAccggggggagggagaggggggaggtggggggggtgAGAGGAGGCCGGGGGGGTGgtagggaggagaaagggggggtgtggggggggagggaggaaagggggagaaggggaaaaatgggggaaaaaggaaaaattaggggaaaaaggaaaaaaatgggggggaaaaggaaaaaaaa is a genomic window containing:
- the SMAD6 gene encoding mothers against decapentaplegic homolog 6; its protein translation is MFRSKRSGLVRRLWRSRVVPDGDNDGGDGRATSGDREPGAGGENGEKSPERSRPALGSCGGAGGSRGGPPMAERRGGRHRRGDATEGANPRRGRERGGRTVTCCLFGERQPGGAPRVAPPSPDGSGAGAGAGGCGAPPGGSPERRGREARSRLLVLEQELKAVTYSLLKRLKERSLDSLLEAVESRGGMPSGCVLVARTEVRLGGQAAPPHLLLGKLFRWPDLQHPAELKPLCECQSFGAADGPTVCCNPYHFSRLCGPESPPPPYSRLSPNDEQKPLDLSDSTLSYTETEATNSPNVTPGEFSDASTSPDAVKRSHWCNVAYWEHRTRVGRLYTVYEQSVSIFYDLPQGNGFCLGQLNLENRSETVRRTRSKIGYGILLSKEPDGVWAYNRSEHPIFVNSPTLDIPNCRTLIVRKVMPGYSIKVFDYEKSCLLQHTAELDYADGPYDPNSVRISFAKGWGPCYSRQFITSCPCWLEILLSNNR